Genomic segment of Mycolicibacterium sarraceniae:
TGGTCGGCCGGCAACGCCTCGACGTCAGCCAGCACCTGCAGGCAGGTGCGAAGCTTGTCCGGGTCGATCGCGGCCACCACGGAAGAATAGGCGCTAGTCACCCAAGTCCCTGCATCGAGACGCGGGGCAGCAGCGGTCTGGACTGGTCCGAACGATGCCGCCTCAGGCGACGAGATTGTTCGCAGCACCCGCCATGTGCTCGACGGCGGCCTGGGCAGCCGCCGACTCGTCGCCCGCTTCGATCGCGTCGACGATGTCGTGATGGCGTTTGCCGTTCATGTTCTTGATGGCGCGCTCGACGCCGGCGAACATGATCGACATCCGGATGCTGCCCTCCAGCGAAGACCACTGATGCAGCAACGTTTCGTTGCCGGTGAGCTGGCACGCCGAGATCAGGCCCTCCTGCTGCAGTTGTCGCATCGCCTCACGCAATGTGCCGCGGCTGATCTGCAGCGCATCCGACAGTTCGGTCTCCACCAGGTGGGTGCCGGGAGTCAGTTGGCCGGTGGTGATGGCACGGCGCAGCGCCGAGAGTGCTTGCTGGCGCCGGCTGGTCTTCTCCAGGCGGAGCAGGGACGTCGTATCGACGGACATCGCGGGCTCCTTGATTGTCAACAATTGGCTGTTGACAATCGATATTGCAGCCGACCGCGGATAGTCGCGACGATCCGCGCCGTCGAGAGGCCGTATCGAACAGTCCACCCACAACGGTGTGGTTCTCCAAGGTCAGCACCAGCCGGTCCGAAACGATGTGGGCCATCACGGTTTCCTCGTCGAACGGCTTGATCGTCGGGGTGTGTACCACGGCAACGCTCACGTTGTCGGC
This window contains:
- a CDS encoding GntR family transcriptional regulator — its product is MRRAITTGQLTPGTHLVETELSDALQISRGTLREAMRQLQQEGLISACQLTGNETLLHQWSSLEGSIRMSIMFAGVERAIKNMNGKRHHDIVDAIEAGDESAAAQAAVEHMAGAANNLVA